Proteins from a single region of Novosphingobium sp. CECT 9465:
- a CDS encoding IS3 family transposase (programmed frameshift) — protein MKPQHSLKKSPIKAPAERVVKDIRRQTRRHFSAEDKIRIVLDGLRGEDSIAELCRKEGIAQSLYYTWSKEFMEAGKRRLAGDTARAATTGEVQDLRREARALKECVADLTLENRLLKKKYDRGWGRRRMRYPASEKLEIIRIVEQSHLPAKHTLDELGIARRTFYRWYDRFLEGGPEALEDRPSTPSRVWNRIPPDIHDQIIELALGQSELSPRELAVRFTDERRYFVSEATVYRLLKAHDLITSPAYVVIKAADQFHTKTTRVNEMWQTDFTYFKIIGWGWMYLSTVLDDFSRYIIAWKLCTNMRAEDVTDTLDLALGASGCDSATVLHKPRLLSDNGPSYIAGELAEYIEARKMSHVRGAPMHPQTQGKIERWHQTLKNRILLENYFLPGDLEAQIEAFVEYYNHQRYHESLNNVTPADAYFGRAPAIIKQRERIKRQTIEHRRLQHRKLAA, from the exons ATGAAGCCCCAACACTCCTTAAAAAAATCGCCGATAAAGGCCCCTGCCGAGCGGGTGGTGAAGGACATCCGGCGGCAGACCCGTCGGCACTTCTCGGCCGAAGACAAGATCAGGATCGTGCTGGATGGCCTGCGCGGCGAGGACAGCATTGCCGAGCTGTGCCGCAAGGAAGGCATCGCCCAAAGCCTGTATTACACCTGGTCGAAGGAGTTCATGGAAGCGGGCAAGCGTCGCCTGGCTGGCGACACTGCCCGTGCCGCAACCACCGGCGAGGTGCAGGACCTGCGCCGCGAAGCCCGTGCCCTGAAGGAATGCGTTGCCGACCTGACGCTCGAAAACCGTCTGCTCA AAAAAAAGTATGATCGCGGATGGGGGCGACGACGAATGAGGTATCCAGCATCGGAGAAGCTCGAGATCATCCGGATCGTCGAGCAATCGCACCTACCAGCCAAGCACACGTTGGACGAGCTCGGCATTGCCCGTCGGACCTTCTACCGCTGGTACGACCGGTTCCTCGAAGGCGGCCCGGAGGCGCTGGAGGATCGGCCATCGACACCGAGCCGGGTGTGGAACCGGATCCCGCCTGACATCCATGATCAGATCATCGAGCTGGCGCTGGGGCAGTCCGAGCTAAGCCCCCGGGAACTGGCGGTGCGTTTTACCGATGAGAGGCGCTACTTCGTGTCGGAAGCCACGGTTTACCGTCTGTTGAAGGCCCACGATCTGATCACCAGCCCGGCCTATGTCGTGATCAAGGCCGCCGATCAGTTCCACACCAAGACCACGCGGGTAAACGAGATGTGGCAGACTGATTTTACCTACTTCAAGATCATCGGGTGGGGCTGGATGTACCTGTCGACCGTGCTCGACGACTTCTCGCGCTACATTATCGCCTGGAAACTGTGCACCAACATGCGCGCCGAGGATGTGACCGACACGCTCGACCTGGCCCTTGGCGCATCGGGCTGCGACAGCGCCACGGTGCTGCACAAGCCCAGGCTGTTGTCGGATAATGGCCCCAGCTACATCGCCGGCGAATTGGCTGAATACATTGAGGCCCGGAAGATGAGCCACGTGCGCGGTGCCCCGATGCACCCGCAAACCCAGGGCAAGATCGAGCGCTGGCACCAAACCCTGAAAAACCGCATCCTGCTGGAAAACTACTTTTTGCCCGGCGACCTCGAAGCCCAAATCGAGGCCTTCGTCGAGTACTACAACCACCAGCGTTACCACGAGAGCCTGAACAACGTGACGCCCGCCGATGCCTACTTCGGCAGGGCTCCAGCCATCATCAAACAGCGCGAAAGGATCAAGCGACAGACCATCGAACATCGGCGCTTGCAACACCGCAAGCTCGCCGCCTAA
- a CDS encoding ImmA/IrrE family metallo-endopeptidase, which yields MVDPMTVITEHWDSTPVPIEAIIRDIGLPLSYEPMDDNISGYIERQNGSYRIVVNSTHAPTRRRFTAAHELGHYIYHRDLLGEGVGDNRAYRTEGTDRPNVNIRPIHERQANSFAANVLMPRHRLTDVAGESTPALAARFGVSQAAMKIRLGRTV from the coding sequence ATGGTAGATCCAATGACAGTGATAACGGAGCATTGGGATAGCACGCCCGTTCCAATCGAAGCGATCATTCGGGATATAGGGCTTCCGTTGTCCTATGAGCCAATGGACGACAATATTTCAGGTTACATTGAGCGGCAAAACGGCAGCTACCGGATTGTCGTGAACTCAACCCATGCCCCCACGCGGCGACGTTTTACCGCTGCGCATGAGTTGGGCCACTACATCTACCACCGTGACCTTTTAGGCGAAGGCGTTGGCGATAACCGCGCTTATCGGACGGAAGGCACTGACCGCCCCAACGTGAATATTCGGCCTATCCATGAACGCCAAGCCAATAGCTTCGCCGCTAATGTCTTGATGCCGCGGCATCGGTTAACTGACGTAGCCGGGGAAAGCACTCCCGCGCTTGCGGCGCGGTTTGGAGTGTCGCAAGCGGCGATGAAGATAAGGCTTGGGCGCACTGTTTAG
- the ltrA gene encoding group II intron reverse transcriptase/maturase, whose product MIISEMQHKLATWAESDQNRKFDRLLRLIADRAWLAEAARIVLASSGANTPGIDGMDKRRMQAVLAEQLASLRTDLLTGSYHPQPVRRIYIPKANGKKRPLGIPTLKDRIVQRAMLMAMEPIWESDFHRLSYGFRPERSVHHAVRTVKIQLQDSGAGARGRWIIEGDLASYFDTVHHRLLLRCVRRRIRDDRFVDLLWRFLKAGHVDRGLFVASSEGVPQGGVLSPLLSNIMLHEFDAWLEAKYLSDKARKDRWAWNFGIQQGRPITVRENRQWKPAVAYCRYADDFVVIVKGTKAHAEAIREECRAFLEDDLKLTLNMDKSHITHVDDGFVFLGHRIIRRRGSSGRMSVVSTIPKEKAKTFARRLVEALSGNHEVAAVDMIDGLNRQLAGWAAFYRFTDFTARTFRRIDTVVFWKMAHWLAQKYRSRIKPLMRKWYRMPETGQSKTWLVYGRSNQGNAVGKALRRLVTSQKMQFRWRNPERNPYIYRDELRNTVTSRYRDVAMALDQG is encoded by the coding sequence TTGATAATCAGCGAAATGCAGCACAAGCTCGCGACGTGGGCCGAGAGCGACCAGAACCGCAAGTTCGATCGCCTTCTCCGGCTCATTGCCGATCGGGCGTGGCTTGCCGAGGCGGCTCGGATCGTGCTGGCGTCGAGTGGCGCCAATACGCCGGGCATCGACGGAATGGACAAGCGACGGATGCAGGCCGTACTGGCAGAACAGCTGGCCAGTCTGCGAACGGACTTGCTGACGGGGAGTTATCACCCGCAGCCGGTCAGGCGAATCTATATCCCGAAAGCCAATGGCAAGAAACGACCACTTGGTATCCCGACCCTGAAAGACCGCATCGTCCAGCGCGCGATGCTGATGGCCATGGAGCCGATCTGGGAAAGCGACTTCCATCGCCTCTCCTACGGCTTCAGGCCGGAACGCAGCGTGCATCACGCTGTCCGGACCGTGAAGATACAGTTGCAGGATAGTGGTGCCGGAGCGCGGGGCCGCTGGATCATCGAAGGTGATCTGGCGAGCTACTTCGATACGGTCCACCACCGGCTTCTGCTTCGCTGCGTTCGGCGGCGAATCCGGGATGATCGGTTTGTTGATCTGCTCTGGCGATTCCTGAAGGCGGGCCACGTCGACCGTGGCCTGTTCGTCGCCTCAAGCGAAGGTGTACCGCAAGGCGGCGTGCTGTCGCCGCTCCTGTCCAACATCATGCTCCATGAGTTTGATGCGTGGCTGGAGGCGAAATACCTGAGCGACAAGGCGCGAAAGGATCGCTGGGCATGGAACTTCGGCATCCAGCAGGGGCGCCCCATCACGGTTCGCGAGAACCGGCAATGGAAACCTGCTGTCGCCTACTGCCGTTACGCCGATGACTTCGTTGTCATCGTCAAGGGCACCAAGGCACATGCCGAGGCCATCCGCGAGGAATGCCGGGCCTTTCTGGAAGACGACCTGAAGCTGACGTTGAATATGGACAAGAGCCATATCACCCACGTCGACGACGGGTTCGTGTTCCTCGGGCACCGGATTATCCGCAGGCGGGGATCGAGCGGACGCATGTCCGTGGTCTCAACGATACCCAAGGAGAAGGCCAAGACCTTCGCTCGCCGATTGGTCGAGGCTCTCTCCGGCAATCATGAGGTTGCCGCGGTGGACATGATCGACGGTCTGAACCGCCAGCTGGCGGGATGGGCTGCGTTCTACAGGTTCACCGACTTCACGGCGCGCACATTCCGGCGCATCGACACCGTCGTGTTCTGGAAAATGGCGCACTGGTTGGCGCAGAAGTACCGGTCCCGTATCAAGCCTTTGATGCGTAAATGGTACCGCATGCCGGAAACCGGCCAATCGAAGACGTGGCTGGTCTACGGTCGAAGCAATCAGGGCAATGCCGTCGGCAAGGCGCTGCGACGACTGGTCACAAGCCAGAAGATGCAGTTCCGGTGGCGGAATCCGGAGCGAAATCCCTACATCTATCGGGACGAGCTCCGAAACACCGTCACCTCCCGCTATCGTGATGTCGCCATGGCCTTGGACCAAGGTTGA
- a CDS encoding lmo0937 family membrane protein has protein sequence MLLTIALVLFVLWALGVFAFKITAGIIHIVLVIAVIVGLVQLFRGRRV, from the coding sequence ATGCTTTTGACCATTGCCCTCGTACTGTTCGTGTTGTGGGCGCTCGGCGTATTCGCGTTCAAGATCACAGCAGGAATAATCCACATCGTGCTGGTCATCGCGGTGATCGTCGGACTGGTGCAATTGTTCCGGGGTCGACGGGTCTGA
- a CDS encoding bifunctional diguanylate cyclase/phosphodiesterase — MGTAPFLGRGRSRQAVGATSARWIVAGTFLALLALTAALIAAFRNSTNIADEYARTEERRLVERFVERSGRQIAEAGMLQVKWDEAVTKLNGPDLEPWARNFLAGYFWGSHRIDHLYHVRFDGTPVHCWTGVRLERTCNFDEIRSQVRELVRRSVLESPSESAIVEWRSHGNVQWPYDSKGLPIPRGLAAMTRYKGQPAFLAVASVVPDVEPKLLRGAPDYIVLVRNFDHRVISDIGGSLLLEDVRYEDQLRHGEGRNAFALAAIDGQNIGAVSWRAKPPGPAILRRTAPLLAVYILFFVGVVAGGAIIVRRMRRTTSELIASEAQAQHNALHDAMSGLPNRAHFMQKLRQELSACIERRELGDVFVAYIDIDRFKVVNDTLGHHVGDELVRQVALRLRRTLPPGDFLSRFGGDEFVLLRRTTGGRAAADMLGRQVMALMNDPFVISGNNLDISCSCGISWGPEQSEDPGELLRRSDIALYRSKQRGRARYRRFTRDMDASLKLRREMEIELRRAIARDELALAYQPIVDASDGAIQGFEALLRWQHPERGAIRPGLFVPVAEQAGIMVPLGTWVLRRVFTECRDWPDCDISVNLSPLQIMASDFLPTLDALLRETGADPRRFVLEVTEGVMLDRSDHVVDVLKGLNYRGFRIALDDFGIGYSSLSYLRSFQFDRIKIDRSFVQNIEADLDAHSILRAIVSLGHTLRMKVVAEGVETPVQRALVQAAGCQMIQGHLFWMAMSPQEALALLGPKRAKLRRSA, encoded by the coding sequence ATGGGGACAGCACCCTTCCTTGGACGTGGCCGGTCGCGGCAGGCAGTGGGTGCGACCAGCGCCCGCTGGATCGTGGCGGGCACATTCCTTGCCCTGCTGGCACTGACCGCAGCGCTCATCGCCGCCTTCCGCAATTCCACGAACATAGCCGACGAATATGCGCGTACCGAAGAGCGCCGACTGGTCGAGCGATTTGTCGAGCGTAGCGGCAGGCAGATCGCCGAAGCAGGCATGCTGCAGGTGAAATGGGACGAGGCGGTAACCAAATTGAATGGGCCAGACCTTGAACCGTGGGCGCGAAATTTCCTGGCCGGATATTTCTGGGGCAGCCATCGCATCGACCATCTGTACCACGTTCGCTTCGACGGAACGCCGGTCCACTGCTGGACCGGCGTCCGGCTTGAGCGTACGTGCAACTTCGATGAGATCAGATCGCAAGTTCGTGAACTGGTGCGACGCTCGGTGCTGGAAAGCCCCAGTGAAAGCGCGATTGTCGAATGGCGCAGCCACGGGAATGTCCAATGGCCGTATGACAGCAAAGGGTTGCCGATTCCGCGCGGTCTTGCTGCCATGACGCGGTACAAGGGCCAGCCGGCCTTCCTTGCCGTGGCGTCTGTCGTGCCGGATGTGGAACCGAAGCTGCTCAGGGGCGCACCGGACTATATCGTGCTGGTCCGCAATTTCGATCATCGCGTGATTTCCGATATCGGCGGTTCGCTGCTGTTGGAGGATGTCCGCTATGAAGATCAATTGCGCCACGGCGAGGGGCGTAACGCCTTTGCCCTTGCGGCTATCGATGGGCAGAACATTGGCGCCGTATCATGGCGCGCCAAGCCGCCGGGGCCGGCCATCCTGCGCCGCACCGCGCCGCTGCTGGCCGTCTATATCCTGTTCTTCGTTGGCGTGGTGGCAGGCGGTGCAATCATCGTGCGCCGGATGCGGCGGACAACCAGCGAACTGATCGCCAGCGAGGCACAGGCACAGCATAATGCCCTGCACGATGCGATGTCCGGCCTGCCCAATCGCGCGCACTTCATGCAGAAGCTGCGCCAGGAATTATCGGCCTGCATTGAACGGCGCGAGCTTGGCGATGTGTTTGTCGCCTATATCGATATCGATCGGTTCAAGGTGGTGAACGATACGCTGGGCCACCATGTCGGTGACGAACTTGTGCGGCAAGTGGCCTTGCGGTTGCGCCGGACATTGCCGCCAGGCGATTTTCTTTCACGCTTCGGCGGTGACGAATTCGTGCTGTTGCGACGGACTACCGGAGGCCGGGCCGCCGCCGACATGCTGGGACGGCAGGTCATGGCGCTGATGAACGACCCATTCGTGATTTCCGGCAACAATCTGGATATCAGCTGTTCGTGCGGGATCAGCTGGGGTCCTGAGCAAAGCGAAGATCCCGGCGAACTGTTGCGGCGGTCCGATATCGCGCTCTACCGGTCCAAGCAGCGGGGGCGCGCACGCTATCGGCGTTTTACGCGCGACATGGATGCATCGCTCAAATTGCGGCGCGAAATGGAAATCGAACTGCGCCGGGCGATCGCGCGTGACGAACTGGCACTGGCTTATCAGCCTATCGTCGATGCCTCGGACGGTGCGATTCAGGGATTTGAGGCACTGTTACGCTGGCAACACCCTGAACGTGGCGCGATCCGGCCCGGCTTGTTCGTACCGGTGGCCGAGCAGGCCGGGATCATGGTCCCCCTGGGCACCTGGGTGTTGCGCCGGGTATTTACCGAATGTCGCGACTGGCCCGATTGCGACATATCGGTCAATCTTTCGCCATTACAGATCATGGCCAGCGATTTCCTGCCAACCCTCGACGCGTTGCTGCGTGAAACCGGGGCCGATCCGCGCCGGTTCGTGCTGGAAGTAACCGAGGGCGTGATGCTGGACCGCAGCGATCATGTGGTCGATGTGCTCAAGGGGCTGAACTACCGCGGCTTCCGCATTGCACTGGATGATTTCGGCATCGGGTATTCGTCGCTCAGCTATCTGCGCTCATTCCAGTTCGACCGGATCAAGATCGATCGGTCTTTCGTGCAGAACATCGAGGCCGATCTTGATGCACATTCGATCCTGCGCGCCATCGTCTCGCTTGGACACACACTGCGGATGAAAGTTGTGGCCGAAGGCGTGGAGACTCCGGTACAGCGCGCGCTGGTGCAGGCGGCGGGATGCCAGATGATTCAGGGGCACCTGTTCTGGATGGCGATGTCGCCGCAAGAAGCGCTGGCCCTGCTGGGACCGAAGCGGGCCAAGTTGCGGCGTTCTGCCTGA
- a CDS encoding CHAP domain-containing protein: protein MLHMLRNAVATLLALISFVTLPAVAHARLQCVTYARQISDVQISGNARDWWSNAEASYERGQEPRPGAVLAFRGTHAMPYGHVAVVRQVVDARHILIDHANWSGPGAVDRGVVAVDVSAAGDWSEVRVWYAPTKSVGLRASPTHGFIYPRTVTAKAESTPSAG from the coding sequence ATGCTGCACATGCTAAGAAACGCGGTCGCAACACTCCTCGCCCTGATCTCTTTCGTGACGCTCCCCGCCGTCGCCCATGCGCGGCTCCAGTGCGTCACGTATGCCCGGCAGATCTCTGACGTGCAGATTTCGGGCAATGCACGCGATTGGTGGAGCAATGCCGAAGCCTCCTACGAACGCGGGCAGGAGCCACGCCCCGGCGCGGTCCTGGCCTTTCGCGGCACCCATGCAATGCCCTATGGGCACGTCGCAGTCGTCCGCCAGGTCGTCGATGCCCGTCACATCCTGATCGACCACGCCAACTGGTCAGGCCCCGGCGCGGTGGACCGCGGCGTGGTGGCGGTTGATGTTTCGGCAGCAGGAGACTGGAGCGAAGTGCGCGTATGGTATGCGCCCACGAAATCGGTCGGGCTGCGCGCCAGCCCCACTCACGGGTTCATCTATCCCCGCACAGTCACCGCAAAGGCTGAATCGACGCCCTCGGCAGGCTGA
- the glnA gene encoding type I glutamate--ammonia ligase: MATAKDILARIKDEEIEWIDLRFTDPKGKWQHLTMVASLIGEDELEDGLMFDGSSIEGWKAINESDMILKPDLDAIFVDPFSATPMLIVVCDIVEPSTGELYSRDPRSTAKRAEAFVKSTGVGDTVYVGPEAEFFLFDDVKFYDGYDGNGFRIDDVELPTNTNKAYEGGNMGHRPGVKGGYFPVAPIDSCVDIRGEMVSTMIEMGLPCDKHHHEVASAQHELGLTFGTLVQTADRMQVYKYVVQQVAHAYGKTATFMPKPIKGDNGSGMHTHISIWEAGKPLFAGNGYAGLSDMCLYFIGGVIKHAKALNAFTNPTTNSYKRLVPGYEAPVLLAYSARNRSASCRIPYGAGSKAKRVEFRFPDAMANVYLCYAALLMAGLDGIKNKIHPGEAMDKNLYDLPPAELAEVPTVCGSLREALECLEADHEFLLQGGVFTKDQIEAYIELKWPEVMRWETTPSAVEFDMYYSL, translated from the coding sequence ATGGCAACTGCAAAGGACATTCTCGCCCGCATCAAGGACGAGGAAATCGAGTGGATCGATCTGCGTTTCACCGATCCCAAGGGCAAGTGGCAGCACCTTACCATGGTGGCCAGCCTGATCGGCGAAGACGAACTGGAAGACGGCCTGATGTTTGACGGTTCGTCGATCGAAGGCTGGAAGGCCATCAACGAATCGGACATGATCCTCAAGCCCGATCTCGATGCCATCTTTGTCGATCCGTTCAGCGCCACCCCGATGCTGATCGTCGTTTGCGACATCGTCGAACCATCGACCGGCGAACTTTATTCGCGCGATCCCCGCTCGACCGCCAAGCGCGCCGAAGCCTTCGTCAAGTCGACCGGCGTGGGTGACACCGTCTATGTCGGGCCGGAAGCAGAGTTCTTCCTGTTTGACGACGTCAAGTTCTACGACGGCTACGATGGCAACGGCTTCCGTATCGATGACGTGGAACTGCCGACCAACACCAACAAGGCCTACGAAGGCGGCAACATGGGCCACCGCCCTGGCGTAAAGGGTGGTTATTTCCCCGTCGCCCCGATCGACAGCTGCGTCGATATCCGCGGCGAAATGGTTTCGACCATGATCGAAATGGGCCTGCCCTGCGACAAGCATCACCACGAAGTCGCCTCGGCCCAGCACGAACTCGGCCTGACCTTCGGTACGCTGGTCCAGACCGCTGACCGCATGCAGGTCTACAAGTACGTCGTGCAGCAGGTCGCCCACGCCTATGGAAAGACGGCCACGTTCATGCCGAAGCCGATCAAGGGCGATAACGGTTCGGGCATGCACACGCATATCTCGATCTGGGAAGCTGGCAAGCCGCTGTTCGCCGGTAACGGTTATGCAGGTCTGTCGGACATGTGCCTGTACTTCATCGGTGGCGTGATCAAGCACGCCAAGGCGCTCAATGCCTTCACCAACCCGACCACCAACAGCTACAAGCGTCTGGTGCCGGGCTATGAAGCTCCCGTGCTGCTCGCCTATTCGGCGCGCAACCGTTCGGCTTCGTGCCGCATCCCTTACGGTGCCGGTTCGAAGGCAAAGCGCGTGGAATTCCGCTTCCCCGACGCGATGGCCAACGTCTACCTGTGCTACGCTGCGCTGCTGATGGCCGGTCTCGACGGGATCAAGAACAAGATCCATCCGGGCGAAGCCATGGACAAGAACCTTTACGATCTGCCGCCGGCAGAACTCGCAGAAGTTCCCACCGTGTGCGGTTCGCTTCGTGAAGCGCTCGAATGCCTCGAAGCCGATCATGAATTCCTGCTTCAGGGTGGCGTGTTCACCAAGGATCAGATCGAAGCCTATATCGAACTGAAGTGGCCCGAAGTGATGCGCTGGGAAACCACGCCTTCGGCCGTCGAATTCGACATGTACTACTCGCTCTGA
- a CDS encoding P-II family nitrogen regulator, whose amino-acid sequence MKKVEAIIKPFKLDEVKEALHEIGVSGITVTEAKGFGRQKGHTELYRGAEYVVDFLPKVKLEVVVSDQLVDRVVEAIASAAQTGRIGDGKIFVIPVESALRIRTGERDDDAI is encoded by the coding sequence GTGAAAAAGGTCGAAGCCATCATCAAGCCGTTCAAGCTCGATGAAGTGAAGGAAGCGCTCCATGAAATCGGCGTTTCCGGGATCACCGTAACCGAAGCCAAGGGTTTTGGACGGCAGAAGGGCCATACCGAGCTTTATCGCGGTGCGGAATACGTCGTCGATTTCCTGCCAAAGGTGAAGCTTGAGGTGGTGGTGTCCGACCAGCTGGTCGATCGTGTGGTCGAAGCGATCGCTTCCGCCGCACAGACCGGCAGGATCGGGGATGGCAAGATTTTCGTGATTCCGGTGGAAAGCGCACTGCGCATCCGCACCGGTGAACGCGATGATGACGCGATCTGA
- the map gene encoding type I methionyl aminopeptidase, which produces MTEYVTVTDHDVILRDGTIKLHGSAGFEGMRKAGRLAAEILDALAPLVQPGARTDYLDDVVRQMTLDGGAVPATLGYRGYTHSCCISINHVVCHGIPSDKTLKDGDIVNIDVTPLLDGWHGDTSRMYLVGDVPLKAKRLVDVTHECLMIGIEKARPGARLGDIGAAIQAHAEKQRYGVVREFCGHGLGRLFHDAPEVVHAGRAGTGPELRPGMFFTIEPMINLGKPGVKILEDGWTAVTRDRSLSAQFEHSIGITEDGCEIFTLSPAGLDKPPYAS; this is translated from the coding sequence ATGACCGAATATGTGACAGTTACAGACCACGATGTCATTCTGCGTGACGGGACGATCAAGCTCCATGGCTCCGCCGGGTTCGAGGGCATGCGCAAGGCCGGGCGGCTCGCCGCAGAAATTCTCGATGCCCTGGCGCCGCTGGTGCAACCCGGCGCTCGCACGGACTATCTGGACGATGTTGTCCGACAGATGACGCTGGATGGCGGCGCCGTTCCCGCGACGCTGGGCTATCGGGGCTACACCCACTCGTGCTGCATCTCGATCAACCACGTGGTCTGCCATGGCATCCCTTCGGACAAGACGCTCAAGGACGGCGATATCGTCAATATTGACGTGACGCCGCTGCTCGATGGCTGGCACGGTGATACCAGCAGGATGTATCTGGTCGGCGATGTGCCGCTCAAGGCGAAGCGTCTGGTCGATGTCACGCACGAATGCCTGATGATCGGGATCGAAAAGGCCCGCCCCGGCGCACGACTGGGCGATATTGGCGCAGCGATTCAGGCCCATGCCGAAAAGCAGCGCTATGGCGTGGTGCGCGAATTTTGCGGCCACGGGCTTGGCCGTCTGTTCCACGATGCGCCCGAAGTGGTCCACGCCGGACGCGCGGGTACGGGGCCGGAACTGAGACCCGGCATGTTCTTCACCATCGAACCGATGATAAATCTCGGCAAGCCCGGCGTGAAGATCCTCGAAGATGGCTGGACGGCGGTCACGCGCGACCGTTCGCTTTCGGCGCAGTTCGAACATTCGATCGGCATCACCGAAGACGGTTGCGAGATATTCACGCTCAGCCCGGCCGGACTGGACAAGCCGCCTTACGCGTCCTGA
- a CDS encoding DUF4163 domain-containing protein, giving the protein MRAASLIPLTLLAALAACSVSKEPEPSASAVAQSSALPQQMSSLTPPQISAQTPVAARSVTEENDVYEFAYAYPAAAGAIPALKSLLDGELEKARTELVSDARQGQADAKANGYPFNAYSHSTDWKVVTDLPAWLSMSSLIGFYSGGAHPNYVYDTILWDKIAGKRRAPSDLFASKAALAAAIRDPFCKELDRQRARKRQGQALGGGVTEFEKCIDPAEQTVILGSSNGKAFDRIGILVAPYNAGPYAEGSYEVTVPVTQKVLAAVKPEFRTTFVAR; this is encoded by the coding sequence ATGCGCGCCGCATCCCTGATCCCGCTGACTCTTCTGGCCGCTCTGGCCGCCTGTTCGGTCAGCAAGGAACCTGAACCTTCAGCCAGTGCGGTCGCTCAATCGTCAGCGCTGCCACAGCAAATGTCGTCTTTAACCCCACCGCAAATCTCGGCGCAGACCCCGGTCGCAGCGCGCAGCGTGACCGAAGAAAACGATGTCTACGAATTCGCGTATGCCTATCCCGCTGCCGCTGGCGCAATCCCGGCACTCAAGTCGCTTCTGGACGGCGAGCTGGAAAAGGCGCGGACAGAACTTGTTTCGGACGCAAGGCAGGGGCAGGCCGATGCCAAGGCCAACGGCTACCCATTCAACGCCTACAGCCATAGCACAGACTGGAAAGTCGTGACCGATTTGCCCGCATGGCTCAGCATGTCCAGCCTGATCGGCTTCTATAGCGGCGGCGCGCATCCCAATTACGTTTATGACACGATCCTGTGGGACAAGATTGCGGGCAAACGTCGCGCGCCGTCAGACCTGTTCGCATCAAAGGCCGCACTGGCCGCGGCAATCCGTGATCCGTTCTGCAAGGAGCTTGACAGGCAACGTGCAAGAAAAAGGCAGGGGCAGGCCCTTGGCGGGGGCGTAACCGAATTCGAGAAATGCATCGACCCGGCCGAGCAGACCGTGATTCTCGGTTCGTCCAACGGCAAGGCTTTCGATCGCATCGGCATTCTGGTCGCGCCCTATAATGCGGGTCCTTATGCCGAAGGTTCTTATGAAGTGACGGTCCCGGTAACGCAAAAGGTGCTGGCGGCCGTGAAACCGGAATTCAGGACCACGTTCGTCGCCCGATGA